aaactgaaaggtgAAGTTACCctagacagaatttgaactcagaatctaaagtatttcatttgatgctctaccaattctgccaaccTACCACCTTggataatttctaatttagacatATGGCCCAGAAGTTTGAAGGATGTAGGGTCAGCTGATTAAATTGACACCAGcatttaactggtacttcattttattgactctgaaaggatgaaaggcaaaattgatgttgctgggacttgaactcaaaatgtaaaataacATAAAGAGGCTTAACCAAATATTTGTAGACCATTTTAGTCAGATGTTCTACCAATTTTTCCCGTCCCTCTGCCTTAAAATactatgcaaaaaagaaaaaaacaatatgataataaatcataataaattatataaattataatgaattataataaattatatgaattataataaatcataataaattatataaattataataaattataataaattatatgaattataataaattataataaattatatgaattataataaattataataaattataatacatTTCAATAATAATGTTGCTGGTTGCTGTGAGTGATTCCGACAATGAATTCAcatcctgtgtgtgtatggagtgggTATTTTATGGGGTGGGTGTTTCTTTGTGGTGGGAGGGGTTGAAAaatcttctgtgtgtgtatgtatgtgtatgtgtatgttagggGTGGAGCAGTTAAATGTAGTGGTGagggggtggtggtagtgatgctgcTATTAAGAGTCATAATTTATATaggatatgcgtgtgtgtgtgtgtgtgcgtgcgcgcacgcatgtGTATCTCAGTGCTTGCTTGGAAATTTGAACTTGCGCCTGCTCCCTCCACTCACATCGAAATCTACACCCTCGTTTTCTCTCAtcctttaccccccccccccactgccacAGCCATTTTTGCTtctatagcaacagcaacaaaaatgaaaaataaaaaaaaacaacagaaataattttaacaatataattgtaacaacaataacaacgataacaacaatatatataataatgataataataataataataataataatgataataataataataataataataataatactttctaatttttggcacaatgccagtaattttgaggggaaggggccTTAGTTGATATTGTCAACCCCActacttgtctggtactttatttaacgaccccttggagggatgaaaggaaaaagttgaccttggcaggattggaactgaataataataataataataataataataataataataatattgatgatgatgatgatgatggttgcaaattttggcatgaggccaagaggtttgggggaggggctaagtcagttaaatcgaccccagtgtgcagctggtacttattttattgaccctgaaagatgaaagacaaagtcgaccccccCACTGGCATTTGAACTAGTGATTTATCCAAGCTGTGTTGCCCTAATTACGATAATGACATCGACATCTTTTTAATTAAAACGGCAAGGCATTGAAGAATTGTGAGGGTCACTAAGCCGCCTGACAGATCTGCTCTGGCTCACCGTGGCCTCTATTCAAGAATCTGCCAtcatcagctttgccttttgtccttctggggtcaataaagaaAGTACCAGTATAGGGCAGCAGATTGGTGGAACTGTTAGAGTACAGAATGTGTTTTCTTGTATTGCATCTGTTAGAGTACAGAATGTGTTTTCTTGTATTGCATCTGTTAGAGTACAGGATGTGTTTTCTTGTATCGGATCTGTTAGAGTACAGGATGTGTTTTCTTGTATTGCATCTGTTAGAGTACAGGATGTGTTTTCTTGTATTGCATCTGTTAGAGTACAGGATGTATTCTCATGTATTGTATCTGTTAGAGTACAGGATGTGTTTTCTTGTATTGTATCTGTTAGAGTACAGGATGTATTTTCTTGTATTGTATCTGTTAGAGTACAGGATGTGTTTTCTTGTATTGTATCTGTTAGAGTACAGGATGTGTTTTCTTGTATTGTATCTGTTAGAGTACAGGATGTGTTTTCTTGTATTGCATCTGTTAGAGTACAGGATGTATTTTCTTGTATCGGATCTATTAGAGTACAGGATGTGTTCTCATGTATTGTATCTGTTAGAGTACAGGATGTGTTTTCTTGTATCGGATCTGTTAGAGTACAGGATCTGTTCTCTTGTATCGGATCTGTTAGAGTACAGGATCTGTTCTCTTGTATCGGATCTGTTAGAGTACAGGATCTGTTCCCTTGTAGTATCCTATTTGTTAGAGTACATGGTGTTGCCTTGCTGCATGTTAACCATGTTGCCACTTCATGCTTTGAAAGCAATACATGTGACATCATTGGCACCATGAAGTATTGATGTAGGGATGTGGAAACATCAGGCTTTTCATGTTTGAAATGTTTGGGTAGCTACTGGTCTGCCCAAGCCTGCACCTTGGTGAGAAATTGTCAAAGTGATGAAtctctgagtatgtatgtgtgtgtgtatgtatgtattatatgtgtgtgtgtgtatgtatgtatgtatgtatgtatgtatgtatgtgtgtatgtatgtatgtatgtatgtatgtgtaaattgcAGGGAGGAAAGGGGAGTGGGGAGAAGCCAATACACGTTAGCAAAAGGGTTCCATTGGCAATGGGTAGTGTAGGAGAGGTGAAGGAAGAGGAGGCAGTTAATTGGAGTTTCAAAAAAAAGGGGCAGATAGCAGGGTGAGGGCAGCAATGATGCTGgaagtatgaaaaataaatacaggGACAGACCAAATTAGTAATTTAAAATGATTAATAATGATCAGCAATTTTTAATATGAGAAGGCAGAAGGAGACAGGCAAAGTGGGTCGACAAGGGCTTTCGAAATGTGTAGGGGGTGGTGTTAGGTAGACGTGAtcaagaaacattattattattattattattattattattattattattattattatcaagcacaccaatgaaggaaataaaaaaataattaacatcagTCCCACCCACTCTGTTTAATTAGATTCTAATTACATTCTAATTAAACTAATGTTAAAATACCCAGCTTTCTCTccttgaacatatatatgtatatatatatatatatatatatatatatatatattatatatatattatataatatatatatatatataatatatatatattatatatacatatatgcacagtcacacacacacacacatatatatacacacacacatacatatacacagacatgcagggaGTAGAcaccttttattttcaaaatttctgatctaagcgtcttaatatgttttcagctgTGTCGAATTTACAAttctaattattctttttcattccaggtgccattatattaaacatttgcaaagagtaaccatgccacacaCAAAAGATTCCGcacaactgtcagattttcaaagaggtcgtattgttgggcaatctgggGCTGGTCTTAGCTaacgaaaaattgccgaaaatcttcaaattcctcttgctactgttaatagaattatattgcaattcaaaagccaaggaaaaaactcaacagattctcgtcctggccaacctgggccctcggaaataGAATTGTAGAAAACAAATCCCGTTCgtaggcttctgacattgcaaaacagctagaagttagtccaagaatgggtattatggacgagcagctagaagaaaacctctccttcaaccaattattatcaaataaaagattttgaaaattaaaggtgcctattcacttcctgcatgtctgtgtatatatactttaatatatatctatatatttacactataatatatagatgtaaatatatatacatctatgtattatatatatatatatatatagtatatatattatatatatatatatatatatatatacatatgtatacatatatatacatatatacatattatacatatgtatacatatatatatatacgtgtgtgtgtatctatctatctatttatctatctatctatctatatatatatatatattatatatttatgtatatatataatatatatatatatatatgtatatatatgcatatatattatatatttatgtatatatatatatgtatatatatatatatgtacatgtatgtatatatatatatatatgtgtgtctatatatataccctaACTTAAGCTCAAGTGGTGGGATGTGGCTGAGTAAATACTTTCtttggaatatatttttgaagAGTGAGGGTTGTGGGGGAGGGGGTctagttggttggtttgttgggtgggtgggtgggtggttaaTTGAATTATTTGGTTGGTCAGtcagttggttggttggctgcaGGTCGcattggtagtgttggtggtgatggtgatgatggtggtggtggtggtggtgaagttagtgttggtggtggtggtggtggtgatgttgctggtGGCAGTTGTCATGGTAGAGTTTTGGGGAAGATGGAGAGGGTTAAGATTAAGATAAAGATTATTGGATAAGGCTTAAGAAGTCTGTAGGTGCTGGTGAGAGGATGCAGGTAGAAATGGTTTTAGTGAGCAGTTAAaatagagtgagagatagagatgaagagagtggttgtgtgtgggtggagttgagagaaagagaggtgtaaGGGAATGTATATGTAAGGGATGCATGTAGGAGGGAAGAGGAAATTGTATATGATTGTGTAGGAGGTGAAACAGACTGGGTGTGGTTCAGTGAAGAAAGTGATAGTGGGTGGGCACGGTTATGTTTGTGTAGTAAGTAAAACAGTTTAGAAAGTAGtagtaggtgtggctgtgtgcagAAAAATCAAGTGATAGTGGGTGTAGTCGAGTATGAAGAAGAATCAGACAATGGGCGTGGCTATGTGTGGGTAGGAAGTGAAACAGATAGTGGGTGTGGCTGTGTAAAAAGTGATAGTGGGTGTAGCAGTGTGCAGAAAAATTAAGAGACAGTGGGCGTGGCTGTGTAGGAAGAGGAAAGGGATAGTGGGTGTGGCTAAGTGTGTTAGGGAGAAAGAAATAGTGTATATTGCTGTCTGTAGGAGGTGAAACGGATAGGTGGGCATGGCTCTGTATAGAAGGGGAAAGTGATAGTGGGTGTTTCTGTAAAAAGATAGAAATAGTGGGTGTAGCTATGTAAAGGCGGGGAAAAAGGGCAGAGATTGGtaatttattgttgctgtttagcctgaGAACAATCCTGATCAAGTAGAGTTTAAGATCAAAGgcaatccagc
This genomic window from Octopus sinensis linkage group LG27, ASM634580v1, whole genome shotgun sequence contains:
- the LOC115225484 gene encoding prestalk protein-like isoform X5, producing the protein MVPMMSHVLLSKHEVATWLTCSKATPCTLTNRILQGNRSCTLTDPIQENRSCTLTDPIQENRSCTLTDPIQENTSCTLTDTIHENTSCTLIDPIQENTSCTLTDAIQENTSCTLTDTIQENTSCTLTDTIQENTSCTLTDTIQENTSCTLTDTIQENTSCTLTDTIHENTSCTLTDAIQENTSCTLTDAIQENTSCTLTDPIQENTSCTLTDMQYKKTHSVL
- the LOC115225484 gene encoding prestalk protein-like isoform X7, whose translation is MVPMMSHVLLSKHEVATWLTCSKATPCTLTNRILQGNRSCTLTDPIQENRSCTLTDPIQENRSCTLTDPIQENTSCTLTDTIHENTSCTLIDPIQENTSCTLTDAIQENTSCTLTDTIQENTSCTLTDTIQENTSCTLTDTIQENTSCTLTDTIQENTSCTLTDTIHENTSCTLTDAIQENTSCTLTDMQYKKTHSVL
- the LOC115225484 gene encoding prestalk protein-like isoform X6 gives rise to the protein MVPMMSHVLLSKHEVATWLTCSKATPCTLTNRILQGNRSCTLTDPIQENRSCTLTDPIQENRSCTLTDPIQENTSCTLTDTIHENTSCTLIDPIQENTSCTLTDAIQENTSCTLTDTIQENTSCTLTDTIQENTSCTLTDTIQENTSCTLTDTIQENTSCTLTDTIHENTSCTLTDAIQENTSCTLTDAIQENTSCTLTDPIQENTSCTLTDAIQEL
- the LOC115225484 gene encoding prestalk protein-like isoform X2, with amino-acid sequence MVPMMSHVLLSKHEVATWLTCSKATPCTLTNRILQGNRSCTLTDPIQENRSCTLTDPIQENTSCTLTDTIHENTSCTLIDPIQENTSCTLTDAIQENTSCTLTDTIQENTSCTLTDTIQENTSCTLTDTIQENTSCTLTDTIQENTSCTLTDTIHENTSCTLTDAIQENTSCTLTDAIQENTSCTLTDPIQENTSCTLTDAIQENTFCTLTDAIQENTFCTLTVPPICCPILVLSLLTPEGQKAKLMMADS
- the LOC115225484 gene encoding prestalk protein-like isoform X4, yielding MVPMMSHVLLSKHEVATWLTCSKATPCTLTNRILQGNRSCTLTDPIQENRSCTLTDPIQENRSCTLTDPIQENTSCTLTDTIHENTSCTLIDPIQENTSCTLTDAIQENTSCTLTDTIQENTSCTLTDTIQENTSCTLTDTIQENTSCTLTDTIQENTSCTLTDTIHENTSCTLTDAIQENTSCTLTDAIQENTSCTLTDPIQENTFCTLTVPPICCPILVLSLLTPEGQKAKLMMADS
- the LOC115225484 gene encoding prestalk protein-like isoform X3; amino-acid sequence: MVPMMSHVLLSKHEVATWLTCSKATPCTLTNRILQGNRSCTLTDPIQENRSCTLTDPIQENRSCTLTDPIQENTSCTLTDTIHENTSCTLIDPIQENTSCTLTDAIQENTSCTLTDTIQENTSCTLTDTIQENTSCTLTDTIQENTSCTLTDTIQENTSCTLTDTIHENTSCTLTDAIQENTSCTLTDAIQENTSCTLTDPIQENTSCTLTDAIQENTFCTLTVPPICCPILVLSLLTPEGQKAKLMMADS
- the LOC115225484 gene encoding prestalk protein-like isoform X1, whose protein sequence is MVPMMSHVLLSKHEVATWLTCSKATPCTLTNRILQGNRSCTLTDPIQENRSCTLTDPIQENRSCTLTDPIQENTSCTLTDTIHENTSCTLIDPIQENTSCTLTDAIQENTSCTLTDTIQENTSCTLTDTIQENTSCTLTDTIQENTSCTLTDTIQENTSCTLTDTIHENTSCTLTDAIQENTSCTLTDAIQENTSCTLTDPIQENTSCTLTDAIQENTFCTLTDAIQENTFCTLTVPPICCPILVLSLLTPEGQKAKLMMADS